The DNA region tgtattgtattgtattgtattaatGAGCACGATGTTTGGATAGACTGGATcgttgttgtggtttaataacatttgtattgtttggtttgactggATGGTACTCTctaataacttgtaagtttactaaaatacccttaactcttaattagaaattagtttttatatatatatatatatatatcaataaaactcaggtaaaggataaaatatagaaattttaaaaaataagtaggtgtTGGGtggggggtggtggaggggtgggtggttgtgggataagggtgggggtagtgggtggtagggttggggtgagtggttgtgggtggggttgggtgatggtgaggggtagtgggtgggagtggtggaggggtgggtggtgtgaggtgCGTGGTTGTTggatgagggtgggggtagtgggtggtaggatgggggtgagtggttttttggggtggggttgggtggtggcgaggggtagtgggtggcgATTGGGATGGTGGAGGGAGAGGGGTGGGGTAGTTGCGGGTGGGGGGGGGGTCggggtgggtggtagggtgaGGGTGGTGGTagcgtgggggtggggtggtggagggtgggggtataatggagaaatgaaatatgTAACCACACAAAAATCACCAAATccgtggttacaaaaattgaactttttcatggttatataaccacgGAATTATAACGGGTTTACAATACCATACtgcataattttaaaaacagtGGATACAAACATAGTTTCATTAAAAaacatacattaatgaaccacgaaaaacaaccatccaaacagggggttaCAATCATGTGTTGGATACATTTCTTTTGAGACGAAGGTCTAATaaaaaacaacctctctacccccaCAAAAGTAGGGTAAGGTGTGCGTACATCCTACTCTCCCTAGACTCTACTTGTTGGGTTTGTTGTTGGCATCCTTTCAAGCACACACAGTAGTTGGTAGTATATCAGAAGCAACTTTGTATTTAGGTTTCAATACCACCACCTAGACGTGCTAAATGTTAGGTGAAAGCTTTAGTAGTGTTTGATCAATGGTGGATAGAATTTATGTGTAACGATGTGTGAGGCAAAATTTGATGCGTCTGTTGTAAGTTGTAACTTTAGTTTAGTGGTGTATTAGGAAGGAAATGGAATTTAGAGTTCTGTTTTTGCCCTTCTTCATTCAGTTATTTGTTGAATATATGTCGAGCTGTTGTTTTGTACTTggtctaacttttttttttttttttttgaagcagGGTCCGCTGAAGGAAGTCATAGAGACACTTCAGAAGGAAGTATTAGAAGGTGATTTGCTTAAGGACTGCCTTGAATTGGGTTCTACTGATTTGAAGGGCCTGCTCAtggttttcaaggatatttcttcaaaatataCCTCTACTTCCTCAACCCGGGCAGAGCTGTGATCGAGTGAAGTTGAAACTAAGGTAGTATGGTCAACTCTGTAACTATTTTTGTGGCTTTCCAGTACAGTAGCAACACAAGTGTAAAAAGATCAATGTAGAAGAAGATGATCTTTCTGTTTTCAGGCTTGTATTTTACGTGACTTGTTAAGAACCAAAACTATCATCTGAAAATTTTTGCTTGTACGAAAGTAGCTGATTTTGTTCAATGAGAAAAGGGCTTCTGAAAGGAACTCAAAGAAAGCTGCTTTAGTGTGGGGGGCTCCTCTAGTAGAAGCTGCCAGGCATGGCCTGTAGCTGTAGCAATTAGTATATTTGGGGTGTAGCTATAGCAGTAGTTTGGCCCCTTGTGCAGTCCTGTCTGACCTTAATGTAAATTAGCTAGTAAATGTTAAGACATGTACTCGTAACAAAAATGTTATTTCCTTTGCGTTTGTCCAAATTGAAGTATcagttttcttttggttttccTTGTCCTTAGACTTGGTGGAAGGTTCTTGTGTTCGGTAATGGAGCAATGTGCTTGTCCAAGCGTTGTTCATGGTGACCTACTTTTGAAAGGCTTTTATATTGTGAAAGAAGATGCAAATTATCGTCGTTTTTGCCTTAATGTTATTCTATCAACTATCAAGTGTCATTCTGCTCTACTAGCATTTGCTGCATGTCTCACCATAGAGCACAATATAGTGGCATGGAATTCATAATGGATGACCATCATCAATCTTCCGTACAAGGGAAAGCAAAATGGTAATGACATTTTTAGCTTGATTTGGTGCGGGGAACTGTGTTGCTGTCTAGTCTAGCAAGTATTAAGCAATAATACATAATTAACCAAACTATATAGTCTGATTTAAGTTCTGAGTTGTCCAAGCATCCCCTCCTCTGTCGATGGTCAGCCAGGTTGTATTTAACTTCAGTCTTTCCCCTCCTCTGTCGATGGTCAGCCAGGTTGATGTATTTAACttcagtctttttttttttttttttttcgagaatGGTAACAATATTTAACTTGTCTTGTTATCATGATTGGAAAACTAAAAAGTTCGTGGACTAATAGAACCCCATAGTGGAGAAAGGAGTTTGAACTGCTGAAGGAATTTGCAAAAGAATCAAATTGAAGGCATTGAGAACTAATGGTCCTGTATGTGTAATGCCAAGTTTCCTTTTTGAATAGCCCTGAAATGCGTGAACACCTTTATATAATGGGAAATGATTCTGGGCCCCGCCGATCCGGCCccataaattaaaagaaaacatggtctttttttttttcatcggTTTCGGACCCGGACCCAANNNNNNNNNNNNNNNNNNNNNNNNNNNNNNNNNNNNNNNNNNNNNNNNNNNNNNNNNNNNNNNNNNNNNNNNNNNNNNNNNNNNNNNNNNNNNNNNNNNNATAGTAGTTGGATATATGACACAATGATGGTAGATACATAATAAGTtactacacatatacacaacGATAGCATACTgtgtaattttttctttaaatgtaTAATACAATTTTCTTACACAAAATTGTTAGCATCTGTTAATAAGTTTTAATGTATGATGTTGATAGTGCTTTTGTCATGTAATATTAACTTTTATGTTCAAAAGTATTTTGCTACTAAATAATTCAAATAAGACCTAACTAATATACGAAGAAAGTTACCAAATGTTGCTTAGTATTTCTCCATGCAACTTGTGAAAccatatacaaaaaataatcaaaatttataaaactaggaaaagaaaagaataatatatATCATCTCCCTTCTCCAACTAATAAACAAATCATATTCACATGGTAACGGTAACAAaaggaaattttggggaaaacacAACAATGCAAATACAATTATAGaaatataacaaattaaaatgagAGCTTCAAcctttgaaataaaaaataacatctacttcaaaaatcaaaagacaaaagaaacgtaaataaatttaaaaggaaaggaaggaATAGCAAAGGACttgatttcttttaattttgattttaggAATAACTTTCCAAATAAGTGAAGGACATTTGGGGAGTTGGGCTTCTTTTCACGAgcttttgtcttatttttttaattattattttgcggttttttcctttttaagaaacaaagaaaagtcACTCAAAAAACAAGCGCGCTATTACTAGAAGGATTCGAACCCACAATCCTCCCGCGAAAACTGAAAATAGAGTGGACCTCTCGCCGCAAAATCAAGAGGCTTTTTTGTTACTGGGTTCGGCTCCGTAAATCTATGAATGTTTAGTGGATTTTGTAATACAAATATACGGTTGGGAGAAAAGCCACTGGGTTCGCCCGAACCCACACCCAGCACTGTAGCTCCGCCCGCACAAACAGTTCTTTCAACTATGCCACTGTTGGATTATTTggtgctattttttttttctaataattgTGTTGAAATATTgagggaaaaaagaagaagaggaaaatactgattaaaatacaacataagTAGCTTTTGCTTCTCTTGTGTAATTTTGGGGGAGAACActaaaaaatgaaggaaatttgTGATAGCacactctttaaaaaaaaaaaaaatttcttcacttcacaAACTAAATAAGCGGGAGGAACATTCTCTTATACTTTAGattcttttctcaaaaaaagGGTTAAGAGTTCGTGCCTTTGTGAATTTTACTTGGCCAGGCTTGTTTTTTGTTATGCTATTGAATACGAATCCAAAGATTATATTCTTTGAATGGGTCCCTGCTGTTCATTTTTCATATCTTTTTTCCTTGAATATCTAATATTTGGACTATTTCAAGagtaaaagaaaaggagaaaaaaatgaatggaAAGTCATTGCGCTTTGATTTgttgttttctaaaatatgtaAGATGATTGTTTTCcataattttttctaaaatatgtcAGATaattgttttccaaaaattcatAAGTTAAATTTATATTCTCATCAGAGGTAATTTTACATGGATAAAACACATTTATTAAGTATAATTATGTGGTTATGAGATTACTTAACAGATTCATTATGATCTtataaaaataatagtaataaaattATTGGTACTACTGAAAGACCATATTCTAATGCAACTGAAATGTTAACGTATCATGCTACTGCCAAAACTATATGTAGCCATTCTTGTCAGATTATTAGCAAAAAAACAATTATCCCCTAATACAAGGATGTTGGAACAATTTTTAAGCATATGTTTACGTACTTTGAAAAACACGTTGAGATTGTTTTATACAAATGAATCCAATTCACAATTAACTAGTTACATAAATGCATGATATTTATTTGATTCATATAAAGTTCCATTCTTGTACAAAAAACTTTCTCCATTTAAATTTAAACTAGTATACGTACGCGCGgataataataaagaaaagtaaTAACAAAATAGGTTTTGCTAGTATTtcaataaagaaataaagatcACGTCTTGTAAAATAATAGGCGTATTTTGCTACAATAAAATTAGCTATAATATAAATGTGATTGGAgaacttttttttaaaccatAATAGTTACTCCTATAACTTATGGAAGAATTACCTAATGTAGATtaacaaaaatcagaaaaacgAAGAATCATGGAGGAATATTGTTAATAAGTTGGACAAATAAAGTTGACAACTTTTATAACAGAGACCTAATGGTTTCTCAGATAAATTGACAGAAAATATATTTTGCAGAACCTTCCTAGATCAAAAGAACTCCACCCCCCATTATACTTCcaactataaaaaaaataggaacaCTTTGCGTTGCCACCAATCCTTTGTCCCGATAGTTTAACCATTAGCTTAGGTTGCTTTCTCATTTCGTCGTTGACAACTTGTAACTTTAATTTCTAGTCATTGTAAAGCAAGTCTCATTTCGTCGTTGACAACTTGTAACTTTAATTTCTAGTCATTGTAAAGCAAGTCGGCAATGGTGCTAATGAGGAGTTAGAGAGATGCATTAATATCTAGTACTGaatgttgttgttagttgttagTAAGTCGTTAGTTGTTGAGTGCTACTTTTAATTAGTTTGTACTTGTTTGAATTTGCAACTTAGTTAGAACATCTTATTTGGAAGATCTGATAGACTAAAAGGTATAAATTATCATAGTCATATACAATacactaatttttatttaaatgaaaATCGAAAGTCTTGGCAATTTGAAAGTTATATGACCGGAGTATCAACCcacttcctaaaagtttataaattacCTACATGGAATCTAATAACTTTTGGATACCCTAAAGACATAATATAATCTACTTTTAAAAGCGCCAAATATCTTATCGAACTATCTGGAAATGGCTATTTACGCCTGTTTCTCGTTTCAATAACACTATTTATGCCATCATAATATAtccaaaatggctcatttatgccactcatcactAGTTTAGCTCATTTATGCATCACCGTatccaaaatgactcatccatgtcatttttcattaacgctgattttacaataccagatatgacacgtgttATATAAATAACAAAATGTCACTACTTCCTTGTCAAGCCtgttaaagagaaaaaaaaaaatagaatgacAATTTTAATATATCCTATCACTCTAAATTATTGCTAActaacataaaaaaatatattttaaacttTGTGCAGTCAataataatttcttaaatttatcAATTCAATAAGtactaataaaaataaaataaaaataaaatgataaattattttttgattttctaaagTGTACAATTAaaaacaacaatattatatactccctctgtcccaatttatatgataccctcttctttttaatatatcaaaaaaaaaaatgatacatttctatatttacaaataatttaaattaaaattttctctttacccttaatgaaataaatTACAGCCACATAAATAACTATAACttattttagaacataaattttaaaagtttcttaaactccgtgattaatcaaactaatatcatGCCACGGAGGGGGGTAGGATATAAGCAAAAGTGGAGAGTGGGAGTAAGAGATTAGGAAAGTAAAGTAGAAAAACCCTCGTAGAGATTTCTTCACCGTCCGGCAAGTGAGCATGAGTCGCTCAATCGTTGTCctcttgttgttgtttcttgtcTCAAATCCATCACCTTGTAGTTCCTCTTTTACTTTCCCATATTCCAACTACCACatcctcctctctctctctcattccCTCTTATCCCGTGTCGCCAATCTCCGTGAAGCGCGTGGTGACTACCATGCCGCTGACCGAGCTCGATCCATtgctagaatattggagaaTGGTTTGGATATTGGTAGTTTCTGGAACATTATGTGGAGTGTTGCTTGGGATTATGATTGGAGAGATGCTGCTACCTCGTTTGATATGTCTGAGTTGAATGAAATGTTGCGTGGTCTTACTGAGTTTTCCACTGTTGGTTCCGATAGGGAAAGGGTTGACTGGATTAATCGGAATTATCATAATCTTTTGAAAGTTTCGACATCTCTTTTTGGTAGATTGAGGAAGGTCTTTCGACAATCTGTAAGTTTCTGCTTTTACTAATATCATACTGATGAATTTATCATATAATGATTTTGCGCTTTTCATTCCCTCCTAGCCACCAAAAAGAGAATCATGAGTATTTTTATTGAAGGTCAAAAAAGGATGTACTTGGACCAACAATTTCTATTTTCTGTTAAATTTGAACTTCACCCCCCAAGGGTGTGGCCaagtggtcaatgaagtagGAGGAGAACTAGTGGTGTACGCAGGATTTTTTATAAGCAGTGTTGAcatctaaaaaataaataaattgataTACCAACATTATATTAATTACAATATTGAAGAAATGAGTCTTAGTTACGCTGGTCTCTATTATCCTGACTGGACAAGAAGTCAGGAAGTTCGAACCTCCACTCACAACATTTACTTTTTAGGGTGAGGCACTTTGgagaaatgcaaaaaaaaacatggaaaaTACACTTGCTAGGCTCGAACTTGGGTGGATTCCTGCATTAGCGAGGAAACTAACCAGCGAGCCACAAAGCTACTATATTTATGGGGTGTCATTTATTGTTTATGTAGTTGAAATTCTATTTTTTCAgattatacacacacatatatttataaaaaataaataaa from Lycium ferocissimum isolate CSIRO_LF1 chromosome 2, AGI_CSIRO_Lferr_CH_V1, whole genome shotgun sequence includes:
- the LOC132043383 gene encoding uncharacterized protein LOC132043383 isoform X1, which produces MSRSIVVLLLLFLVSNPSPCSSSFTFPYSNYHILLSLSHSLLSRVANLREARGDYHAADRARSIARILENGLDIGSFWNIMWSVAWDYDWRDAATSFDMSELNEMLRGLTEFSTVGSDRERVDWINRNYHNLLKVSTSLFGRLRKVFRQSGEALWRNAKKNMENTLARLELGWIPALARKLTSEPQLKYVKSVVFVLGLIFFKQGPLKEVIETLQKEVLEGDLLKDCLELGTTDLKGLLMVFKDISSKHTSTSSTGADL
- the LOC132043383 gene encoding uncharacterized protein LOC132043383 isoform X2, with the protein product MSRSIVVLLLLFLVSNPSPCSSSFTFPYSNYHILLSLSHSLLSRVANLREARGDYHAADRARSIARILENGLDIGSFWNIMWSVAWDYDWRDAATSFDMSELNEMLRGLTEFSTVGSDRERVDWINRNYHNLLKVSTSLFGRLRKVFRQSGPLKEVIETLQKEVLEGDLLKDCLELGTTDLKGLLMVFKDISSKHTSTSSTGADL